CCCAGCGCCTTGGCCTCCTCGATCACCAGGCCCAGCTCGGACGGCTTCTCGATGACGATGAAGGTCTGCAGCCCGAGCTTGCGCCCGATCAGCGCCAGGCGGATGTATTCGCGGTCCTTGTAGCCGTTGCAGACGATCAGCCCGCCGGGCCGCGACAACGCCAGCACCGCCATCAGTTCCGGCTTGCTGCCCGCTTCCAGGCCGAACCCCTCGCCCTTGTGGCTGGCCAGGGTGCCGGCCACGCCGCGGTGCTGGTTGACCTTGATCGGGTACACCGCGGTGTAGCCGCCGGCGTAGTCCCAGTCGGCCTGGGCCTGGGCGAAGGCGGCCTGCAGCTTGCCCAGGCGCTCGCCGAGGATGTCCGGGAAGCGCACCAGCATCGGCAGCTTGGCGCCGGCCGCGCGCGCGGCGTCCACCACCTCGGGCAGCGCGATCGCCACGCCGTCGGCGCCTTGCGGGCGCACGATCACCCGCCCGGCCGGATCCACGTCGAAATACCCATCGGCCCAGTGCGGGATCGAATAGGTCTTGCGGGCTTGGTCGAGGGACCAATCGCTCATCGTGGCGGCTCGGCGGGGAAAAGGGCGTGGATTGTAACGCCTGCTACGCGTGGGCTCCGTTACAATCCGCGCCGACCTGACGCGCCTCTCCCCGGCGGAGCAGGGTTGGATGGGGGTTTGGGCGCCGTGCCGCGCGGTTCGGGCGCGCGAGGCTCGCCTACCCTCATTCCGCGAAGGATTTGGGTCTGGCAACGTGCGGTCTGACTGCACGAGGCTGCGCCCCACCCTCATCCGGCGCTTCGCGCCACCTTCTCCCGGTGGGAGAAGGATGAGTCCGTCTTCTTTCTTGATTTCCTAGGAATCTCCTGCATGAGCGCCAACGACAACTGGTACATCGAACACTTCCAGCCCACCGGCTCGGCCATCGGCTACCGCATCACCGGCAAGCTGGACGAGGTGCAGTCGCCGTTCCAGAAGATCGAGATCTACGACACCACCGACTGGGGCAAGTTGATGGTGATCGACGGCGCCGTGATGTTGACCACGCGCGACAACTTCTTCTATCACGAGATGATCAGCCACCCGGCGCTGTTCACCCACGCCGCGCCCAAGCGCGTGGTGATCATCGGTGGCGGCGACTGCGGCACGCTGCGCGAGGTGCTCAAGCACCCGGGCGTGGAAAGCGCCACCCAGTGCGACATCGACGAGCAGGTCACGCGCATGGCCGAGAAGTACTTCCCGGAACTGTGCGAATCCAACGCCGACCCGCGCGCCGAGCTGCTGTTCGACGACGGCATCGCCTACATGGCCAATTGCCCGGCCGGCAGCGTGGACATCGTCATCGTCGACTCCACCGATCCGGTCGGCCCAGCTGAAGGCCTGTTCAACAAGGCGTTCTACGCCAGCTGCTTCAAGGCGCTGAAGGACGACGGCATCCTGGTGCAGCAGTCCGAATCGCCGTTGGCGCTGCTGGACCTGATCAAGGAAATGCGCGCGGAGATGGGCAAGGCCGGCTTCGCCAGCTTCCACACCGTGCCGTTCCCGCAGCCGTGCTACCCGACCGGCTGGTGGAGCGTGACCCTGGCGCGCAAGCACGGCGGCTTCGAGTTCCGCGAAGCCGACGCGGCGGCCAAGCCGTTCGCCACCCGCTACTACAGCGCGCACCTGCACACCGGCACCCAGGTGCTGCCGCCGTTCGTGGCCGAAGCGCTGGGCGGATGAGTCCCTGGCGGGAGCGCAGCGCGCTCCCGCCGACCGGAGTCGGTGTGGGCAACGCCTCGCCCCGGGCGTGCGGTGCCGGCATGGGCGATGCGCTTCAGGCGGAGTGCGGCATCGATCCGCGCTAAAGGCAACGTGTCTCCGCCGGCGTCGCAGGCCGCGCCGAAACCGCAGTGGCGCCATTCGCGATGCAGGCAGCTTCGCGGATGGCGGGCTGCGGCACCCAGCCCGCGCTACAGCGCGTCGGCATCCAGTTCGCCGGTGCGGATCCGCACCACCGTGCCCAGGTCGTAGACGAACACCTTGCCGTCGCCGATCTTGCCGGTGCCGGCGGCCTTGACGATCGCCTCGAGCACGCGCTCGACTTGGTCCTCGCTGACCGCCACTTCCAGCTTCACCTTGGGCAGGAAATCGACCACGTACTCGGCGCCGCGGTACAGCTCGGTGTGGCCCTTCTGCCGGCCGAAGCCCTTGACCTCGGTGACGGTGATGCCGGCCACGCCCTGCGCGGCGAGCGCCTCGCGCACGTCGTCGAGCTTGAACGGCTTGATGACGGCCATGATCATCTTCATGCGGCTTTCTCCAATCACAATGGCGTCAGGATAACGCGGTTGCGCGATGCCCGGCCGCCGGGTTCAAATGGCCGTGCGCCCCATCGCCGGAATTTTCCGACAGCGCGCCGCGCCGGACACCGATGGCCCCGAACCGCAGGGTGCCGCAGTCTGGCGCTACCTGCCGGAGCACAGCCATGATCGACCTCAACCACCTCGACGACCTCGCCCGCCGCCTCAGCGATCTGGTGCCGCCGGGCCTGCGCGAATCCCGCGACGAACTGCAGAGCACCTTCAAGAGCGCGCTGCAGGCCGGGCTGGGCAAGCTCGACCTGGTCACCCGCGAAGAATTCGAAGTCCAGCGCGCGGTGCTGTTGCGCACCCGCGAGAAGCTGGAAACGCTGGAACGCAGCGTCGCCGTGCTGGAAGCCGCGCGCAGCGGCGACGCGCCCTCCACGCAAGCCTGAACCACCCGCCACCATGAGCCTGGCGCTGGTGCACAGCCGTGCCCGCGCGGGGGTGCTTGCGCCTCCGGTTCGGGTCGAGGTCCATCTATCCGGCGGGCTGCCGGCGACGCAGATCGTCGGCCTGCCCGAGGCTGCGGTGCGCGAATCGCGCGACCGCGTACGCGCCGCCATCCTGTGCGCGCAGTACGAGTTCCCGGCACGGCGCATCACCGTCAACCTGGCCCCTGCCGACCTGCCCAAGGAAGGCGGCCGCTTCGACCTGCCGATCGCCCTGGGCATCCTTGCCGCCGCCGGGCAACTGGACCCGCAGGTGCTGGGCACCTACGAGTTTCTGGGCGAACTGGCGCTGACCGGCGAACTGCGCCCGGTCGACGGCGTGCTGCCGGCGGCGCTGGCCGCCGCGCAGGCCGGGCGCATCCTGATCGTGCCGGCCGGCAATGGCCCCGAGGCGGCGCTGGCGCAGCACGTGCAGGCGTTCACCGCGCGTACCCTGCTTGAAGTGTGCGCCCTGTTGAACGGCACCAAGACATTGCCGGCGGCCGAAGCCCTGCCGGCCGCGGCCACGCCGTTCCCCGACCTGAGCGACGTGCGCGGGCAAGCGCAGGCGCGGCGGGCGCTGGAGATCGCCGCCGCCGGCCATCACCACCTGCTGCTGATCGGCAGCCCGGGCTGCGGCAAGACCCTGCTGGCCTCGCGCCTGCCCGGGATCCTGCCCGAAACCAGCGAGGCCGAGGCGCTGGAAGCGGCGGCGATCGCCTCGGTCAGCGGCCGCGGCCTGGATCCGGCGCGCTGGCGGCAACGTCCATACCGGTCTCCGCACCACACCGCCAGCGCGGTGTCGCTGGTCGGCGGCGGCACGCATCCGCGCCCGGGCGAGATTTCACTGGCGCACCATGGCGTGCTGTTCCTGGACGAGCTGCCCGAATGGAACCGGCACGCGCTGGAGGTGCTGCGCGAGCCGCTGGAATCGGGAACGGTCACGGTGTCGCGCGCCGCACGCAGCGCCGAATTCCCAGCGCGCTTCCAGCTGGTCGCGGCGATGAACCCCTGCCCCTGCGGCTGGGCCGGCGATGCCAGCGGCCGTTGCCGCTGCAGCGACGACGGCATCCGCCGCTACCGCGCGCGCATCTCCGGCCCCTTGCTAGACCGCATCGACCTGCACGTGGACGTGCCGCGGCTACCGCCGCAGGCGCTGCGGGCCGATGCCGCACCAGGCGAAAGCAGCGCCGCCGTGCGTGCGCGGGTGGAGCAGGCACGACAACGCCAGCTGGCGCGCGCTGGCCGCGCCAACGGCCATCTCGGCCACAGCGAGACCTTGCGCGACTGCCGCCTGCAACCGCGCGATGAAGCGCTGCTGGAACACGCCATCGACCGCCTGCGGCTGTCGGCACGCTCGCTGCACCGCATCCTGCGCGTGGCGCGCACCATCGCCGACCTGGACGGAAGCGACACCATCGTCACCGCGCACCTGACCGAAGCGATCAGCTATCGGCAACTGGATCGGGGTGCAAATGCCCAAGCTGCCGTTGCAGCAGGCTAGAGCCTCGTGACGCGTTATCGCTTGCAGGGTGCTGTCGCCGAAGACGCGCGCTTCACCTGACGGGCCACGCGCGCGCTCGGCTTCAATTTCAAGCCACGAAAATGCTGCATTTCCATTTGCTGCAACTCCGTGATCAATTCCACTTAGATGGCTTCGATCGCTCTTCTTATCCAAACTTGCTGCCAGAAAGACCGCCGTGCGATGGGAGAAATCGCCTGGGTCTTCCATCGATACGACTCAGCCCAACGCCGACTCCACGAACTCGGCCAGCAACGCGTTGCAACGTCGTGCGTGGGTGAAGGTCATGCCGTGCGAGGCGCCGGCGAGTACGTGGTGGCGCGCGTCGGGCAGCCATCCGGCCAGCGCCGCAGCATTGTCGCGGTATTGGGCGGGACTCAGTTCGCCTGCGACCAGCAGTACCGGCATCGACAGGCGCGCGGCCTGCTCCGCCTGGTAGGCCGGCAGCGCGTCGCCGATCTGCGGCACCAGGGTCTGCGCGTTGTCGCGCACCATCTGCCGGAACGACGCGCTGCTGCGTGCCCAGGCGCCCGGCTGGCTGACCGAATCGACGAAGCATTCCAGTCCCGCGTCGACCTGCCCGTCGCGCAGCAGCGCGATCGCCCGCGCGCGGATCGCCACCACGTCTTCGGGCAGGCCCTGCGGCTGCGGGCCGCCCGGGTCGAACAGGCTCAGGCTGGCAACCGCGGCCGGCTGCTGCAGTGCGGCCTGCCAGGCCACCGCAGCACCGCGCGAGTGACCGACCAGATGCACCGGCCGGCCGTAGCCGGCGATGAACGCGGCGACCTGTTGCGCATGCCAACGCCAGCCGAAGCGATGCCGCAGCGACGATGGCAACTGCGGGAAATACTGGCCCAGGCTCAGCGCGGCGAGCTCGAAGCGCTCGGACAAGCCGCGTAGCTGCGGCACCCAGTAGCGGTAGTCGCACAGCGCGCCGTGCACCAGCACCACCGGAGCACCGTCGCCGAGCCGCAGGTAGGCCAGCGCATCGTCGTCGCCCAGCAAGTGGACCGCAGGCTTGCCGAGCGGGGTGCGCGGATCGATCACCGGCGGCCTCCGGCAAGGCGCCGCCGTAACGAAGCCCGCACCACGCCATTCATCGCGACCTCGATGACACGGCACCGGAGAGGATGCCAAAGTTGCCCGTCACTGGAGCGCCGCGAGCGCAGAAACCACGGCCGCCAGTCCCAGCGGTGGCGCCGGCATGAAGGAGGCCGCCTTGCTGCGCGCGCCGCATGCTCTGGCGATGCAGCCCAGCGAATCCAGCCCGCCATCCCAGGGGAGCGGCGGCGGCACGCGCCCCACCCACCGCCGGTCGTCGCCGCAACGCCAAAGGCGATGCAGGCCAGCGGCGGGAAGGAATTCTAGGCACGACGGACGATGATGCGGTGCGCGCGGAGAGACGCGCGGTACGCGCCAGCCTTTCAACGCAGAGGGTGCCAGTTCGGCATCCCGAGCAGTACGAGTACGGGCAGCGGCGTCATACGCCACAGGCCGTCGATCGCCGCAACGCCGAAGGCGGTGTCCACCAGCGGCAGGATTCGCGGTCGAAGAGGCCATGCAGGCTGGGGAGGATGTGGTGCGCCCGGAGGGATTCGAACCCCCGACCAATGGCTTCGGAAGCCACTACTCTATCCGGCTGAGCTACGGGCGCAACGGACGCGCATTCTAACGGCAAACCGCGCGCCGCGTCTCCCCCATGCCGATCGCATGCCGCCGCGGTCGGTCCGGCATTCGTATACCGCCTGCGCTGCTGCCACTGCGGCGACCGGCCTCGGCTTCGGCTTCGGCTTCGGCGTGGCGGTGGCGGTGGCGGTGGCGGTGGCGATGCGGTGGCGGTGGCGATGCGGTGCGGTGGCGGGAGGGCGGGGGATCGGCAGTCGGCGTCGGACTCCACTCTACAAGTCCGCTTAACCGGCCCCTGCGCCCGAATCCGTCCGTCACAACGCAAATACGCAGGCCCTCACGGCCGTCGCGGGCGGCGCCTGCTGCCGCCGAGCAAGCCCGGCTGCTACCCTTGTGCGATGGGTTACGAACGCTACGAAACGCCCGCCGCGCTGCCGCCGCGCGCGCGCCTGGGCCAGTACTGGAAACTGCTGCGCGGCGACCGTCCGATCGGCGCGCTGCTGCTGCTGTGGCCGACCTGGTGGGCGCTGTGGCTGGCCGCCGACGGGATGCCGCCGCTGTGGACGCTGTTCGTATTCACCGCCGGGGTCTGGCTGACCCGCTCGGCCGGCTGCGTGATCAACGACTACGCCGACCGCTGGCTGGATCCGCAGGTCGAACGGACCCGCATGCGCCCGCTGGCCACCGGTGCGGTCAGCGGACGCGAGGCGCTGGCGGTGTTCGCGCTGCTGATGCTCGCCGCCTTCGCGCTGGTGCTGACGATGAACGCGCTGACCATCGGCCTGAGCGTGGTCGGGCTGTTCCTGGCCGCCAGCTATCCCTACCTGAAGCGCTATACCTACCTGCCGCAGGTCTATCTTGGCATGGCTTTCGGCTGGGGCATCCCGATGGCGTTCGCGGCGATCCGCGGCGAGGTGCCGGCGCTGGGCTGGCTGCTGTACGCGGCCAACATCCTGTGGGCCACCGCCTACGACACCTGGTACGCGATGGTCGACCGCGAGGACGACCTGCGCGCCGGTTCCAAGTCCACCGCGATCCTGTTCGGCGATCTGGACCTGGTCGCGCAGGGCATCCTGTATGCGCTGATGTTCGTCGCGCTGGCCTTCGTCGGCACCCGCGGCGCGCTGGGGATCTGGTACTGGGCCGGCCTGGGCGTGGCCGCGCTGTTGGTCGCCGACGAATTCCGCATCGCGCGAACCCGCGAACGCGCGCCCTGCTTCCGCGCCTTCATGCACAACAACTGGGTCGGCCTGGCGATCTTCGCCGGCATCGTCGCGGCGTTGGCGCTGCGCGCGCCGTAGCGCCGAGGCGAGACGCGCGCCCAGCGCCGACCTCAAGGCCGTCGTCGCGCCGCAGCCGATCCCGGTCGCGCGGGCAAGCCCTAGGGCTTGCCGCTGCCGGCGGGCGTTTCCGCCGCCGGCGCATGCGTCAACAGCGCGAACACCCGCTGCTGCTCCTGCACGTTTTCCAGCCCGCTGATCCGCAGGCTGTCGCCAGGAAGCGGCGACATCACCGTCGCCACCGTGAGCACCTGACCATCGGCGAGCAGCGCGATCGGCTTGCCGATGTTCTGCTCGGTCGCCTGGGTCAGGCGCCCGTCGTGCCCGGGGAACTTCAGATCGAGCGCAGGCCGGCCATCGTCGCCGTCCACGCGCGCGACAGTGGCGGCGCCATCGACCGCCAGCAATGCCTGCGGCGCCAGATACACCGGCCGCCCCTGATACGCGGCCTCGGCATAGCCGGCCTGCGGCGCATGGCTGGCCAGGCGCCATTCGATCTTCGCCTTCACCGCACTCGCGCTCGCATTCGCGTCGGCGCTATCGGGCGAAGGCGCGTAGCTGCACCCGCTCGCGCCGAACACGCACAACGCCAACGACAGTCCCAAAGTTCTCAAGCGCATCGCCATCTCCCGCAGTTCGTTTGGCGACATCATAGAAGAACAAGCCGTTGTGGCCTGGCGCAGACCGCTGCCCCAGCCGCGTCACGCAGAAGAACGTGCCATGTATCGCGCTGCGGAACCCGTGCGCCAGCGGCCGATTGCGTCGGGTCGTGGCATCTGCGCGGCACGGCCAGGCGCAAAGTCCGCTGGACACCCGATCAGCCATGTCCTCGCTGCCGCTGCCTGATCCGGGCAACCACAAC
This sequence is a window from Xanthomonas sp. CFBP 8443. Protein-coding genes within it:
- the speE gene encoding polyamine aminopropyltransferase — translated: MSANDNWYIEHFQPTGSAIGYRITGKLDEVQSPFQKIEIYDTTDWGKLMVIDGAVMLTTRDNFFYHEMISHPALFTHAAPKRVVIIGGGDCGTLREVLKHPGVESATQCDIDEQVTRMAEKYFPELCESNADPRAELLFDDGIAYMANCPAGSVDIVIVDSTDPVGPAEGLFNKAFYASCFKALKDDGILVQQSESPLALLDLIKEMRAEMGKAGFASFHTVPFPQPCYPTGWWSVTLARKHGGFEFREADAAAKPFATRYYSAHLHTGTQVLPPFVAEALGG
- a CDS encoding P-II family nitrogen regulator; its protein translation is MKMIMAVIKPFKLDDVREALAAQGVAGITVTEVKGFGRQKGHTELYRGAEYVVDFLPKVKLEVAVSEDQVERVLEAIVKAAGTGKIGDGKVFVYDLGTVVRIRTGELDADAL
- a CDS encoding accessory factor UbiK family protein — encoded protein: MIDLNHLDDLARRLSDLVPPGLRESRDELQSTFKSALQAGLGKLDLVTREEFEVQRAVLLRTREKLETLERSVAVLEAARSGDAPSTQA
- a CDS encoding YifB family Mg chelatase-like AAA ATPase; translated protein: MSLALVHSRARAGVLAPPVRVEVHLSGGLPATQIVGLPEAAVRESRDRVRAAILCAQYEFPARRITVNLAPADLPKEGGRFDLPIALGILAAAGQLDPQVLGTYEFLGELALTGELRPVDGVLPAALAAAQAGRILIVPAGNGPEAALAQHVQAFTARTLLEVCALLNGTKTLPAAEALPAAATPFPDLSDVRGQAQARRALEIAAAGHHHLLLIGSPGCGKTLLASRLPGILPETSEAEALEAAAIASVSGRGLDPARWRQRPYRSPHHTASAVSLVGGGTHPRPGEISLAHHGVLFLDELPEWNRHALEVLREPLESGTVTVSRAARSAEFPARFQLVAAMNPCPCGWAGDASGRCRCSDDGIRRYRARISGPLLDRIDLHVDVPRLPPQALRADAAPGESSAAVRARVEQARQRQLARAGRANGHLGHSETLRDCRLQPRDEALLEHAIDRLRLSARSLHRILRVARTIADLDGSDTIVTAHLTEAISYRQLDRGANAQAAVAAG
- a CDS encoding alpha/beta fold hydrolase, coding for MIDPRTPLGKPAVHLLGDDDALAYLRLGDGAPVVLVHGALCDYRYWVPQLRGLSERFELAALSLGQYFPQLPSSLRHRFGWRWHAQQVAAFIAGYGRPVHLVGHSRGAAVAWQAALQQPAAVASLSLFDPGGPQPQGLPEDVVAIRARAIALLRDGQVDAGLECFVDSVSQPGAWARSSASFRQMVRDNAQTLVPQIGDALPAYQAEQAARLSMPVLLVAGELSPAQYRDNAAALAGWLPDARHHVLAGASHGMTFTHARRCNALLAEFVESALG
- the ubiA gene encoding 4-hydroxybenzoate octaprenyltransferase, translating into MGYERYETPAALPPRARLGQYWKLLRGDRPIGALLLLWPTWWALWLAADGMPPLWTLFVFTAGVWLTRSAGCVINDYADRWLDPQVERTRMRPLATGAVSGREALAVFALLMLAAFALVLTMNALTIGLSVVGLFLAASYPYLKRYTYLPQVYLGMAFGWGIPMAFAAIRGEVPALGWLLYAANILWATAYDTWYAMVDREDDLRAGSKSTAILFGDLDLVAQGILYALMFVALAFVGTRGALGIWYWAGLGVAALLVADEFRIARTRERAPCFRAFMHNNWVGLAIFAGIVAALALRAP
- a CDS encoding preprotein translocase subunit SecD; this encodes MAMRLRTLGLSLALCVFGASGCSYAPSPDSADANASASAVKAKIEWRLASHAPQAGYAEAAYQGRPVYLAPQALLAVDGAATVARVDGDDGRPALDLKFPGHDGRLTQATEQNIGKPIALLADGQVLTVATVMSPLPGDSLRISGLENVQEQQRVFALLTHAPAAETPAGSGKP